The following nucleotide sequence is from Aquarana catesbeiana isolate 2022-GZ linkage group LG08, ASM4218655v1, whole genome shotgun sequence.
GGCATTTGTAGTATCTCCATGTATCCTTAAGGCCCCATTCATCTCTCATGATTTGGGGATCACGGGCAGAATCGGCGCAATTTTTCCCACTATCCAAAATCGTGGCAGAATGCACAAGGTCGTTTTAGTCTTTAACGGCACCACAAGTGTGATGGGATTCTGCTGTGATCGTGGCAAACGCAAGTTTTTTAAAATGCGCTACGCTTGTGGCCCAACAAAAGAGCATGAGTTTCTTTTCAGACGGCAAATGCACACCTATTTGCAACATGTGTAATTGTGTGCAAATAACTGGAAAAAAATTGATACTCAAAAGTGTTAATTCAGCCTAAAATGTCAGCTGACACAGGTGTAGAACTGGCCCTTCTGGATTCTTTGTCTGGATCATTAAACATCAATGGAAGACTCTCTACATTTGGGAGCAACATGGGTTTGCAACAGCCCAGGATGTCGAGATACTCTGGGAATTAAATGGGCCATCACTGCCTCTGGAAGAGCTAGGCCCTTCTCTTTATAAGTCCATTGGATAGCCTGAACGATTCATTCAGCAATGGATCTAACCCCGCATTCCTCTGTTTTTCCTATGGAGGAGGATAAAAAGGAGATCAGATCGACGAAAGAGAGCTGTGGCTTCCAGATATCGTTTCAGAGTGTGCCCAACATCAAGGGAATGGACATCTCTGTTGACCTAAAAGTAGGGAGCATAGTTTCCTGATTTTCATGGAAAATTGTGGTCACTTTAGGGTTCGATTCCAGCATAGGGATTAGCACTACTCTGTTTGGAAAGAACATTAGAAAGGGATCTTTTGAACACAGGTTTATTATTTCGGACACCCTCTTTGCTGAAGTAACGGCAACCTGGAGGATGGTCTTGAGAGTAAGTTCTTTAATTGAAAGTGGCTTGTCGGGATCTGATCCCAGCTGGCAAAGGAAATCCAGAACAAGTGGGAGGTCCCACTTGGGGAACCTTGGCTTCCTTTGGGGCCTGAGCCCGATGGCTCCCTTGAAGAACTGGCGAACAAGGGAGTGTTTGGCCCATGATACTCCTGTGAATGCTGAGATGGCCGATATTTGAACCCAATGAGAACTGACCAATAGGGATAGGTCTAAACCTGATTGCAGGAAGCTAAGAATGTCCTGGATTGCCAGGGCACTACACAAGTTGGATCTGGAAGACATGTGATCCGTGAATCTGGCCCATATTCACTCGTAGACCCTGTTGGTGCTCCTTCTTCTAGCGTTCAGGAGGGTAGGGATGACTTCCTCCGGGCACCCTAGAGATTCGAGCCTTCCCTTCCCAAGAACCAAGCCCTGAGGTAAAGGTAAGAAGGACAGGGGTGCAGGGTTGTGTCCTGAGACAGTAGGTCCGACCTGAGTGGCAGGGGAACTGAGTCCCGATAACTGAGGAGTGTCAAGAGaggaaccatggcctgttgggccagaaagggaTTACTGCTATGACTTCCACCCTCTCTGTTCTTAGTCTCCGGAGGAACTGGAGTATCACAGGCACCGGAGGGAAGGCGTAAGCCTTGTGAAATCTCCACTGGTCCATGATGGCATCTATCCTATATGCCTGCAGGTCTCGGAAACCTTGAGTAACATTTGCAACTTGTTGTTGCATGGGGAGGCAAAAGGGTTGACTTCTGGTGAAACTCCTAGGGTCAGGAGCCAATCGAACACCTCTTTGTGgagagcccactcgttgttgttCATATGAAAACGAGAAAGGAAATCCGCCTGAACATTCTGGGTCCCGGGTATGTAGACCACTAAATTTTGGACAggttcttctgagcccagctcataaATGGCTCCACCTCTCGTTGCAGGGACTCGCTGCGGGTTCCACCCTGCCTCCTTATGTACACCatggttgtattgtccaacctgagcATGACTGAGGAATTCACTGTTAGATGACAGAAAGCTAGTAGCGCATGGAAGGAAGCTCGAAGTTCAAGGATGTTGGACACTATCCCATGAGAAGGAGAGTTCCACCTGCCCTGCGCTACTTCTGTCAGGCAGTGAGTGCCCCAGCCCTTGTTGCTGGCATCTGATGTTATCATTACCCATGTGATGGGAATGATCGAGTGGCGGTTGCAAAGGTTCTCCCGCTGTAACCACCAAAGGAGGGACACCCTCATAGCCAGAGTAAGGTAAATGTGCTGGTTCCTGCTGTCTGACCTCCATTGACGGAGAAACCCCTTCTGGAAAGGTCGCGCCCGccactgtgcccacttcaccatgggaatcgTGGCCGCCAtggtgccaatcaccttcagacactgGAGAGCAGAGAGATGGGATGAAGCTAGAGCTGAGCGAACTCTGTCTCGGACCACAGCAACTTACTCCTCGGGCAGAAAGATTGTGCCCCTTACTGTGTTGAAGTGAGCTCAGAGAAACACAAGGGACTGTCGGGGTTCCAGGGGACTCTTCTCTATATTCAGGAGCCACCCGAATTCTTGAAAGGTGCAGAGAACCAGGCCTCTGTGTACTAGAAGTTGACTTTTGTCTTGCGCCAGAAgaaggaggtcgtctaagtaatgATGGAGATGCAGCCCCTTGACTTGGAGTAGAGCCACTACAGCCAACAAGACTTTGGAGAAGAAACAAGGTGGCGTTGTTAGCCCGAAGGGGAGACAGGTGAATTGTAAGTGCAGCTAGCCTATGGCAAACTGGAGAAATTGCTGGAAATCGGCTGCCACCAGGATGTGGAAGTAAGCGTCTTTTAGATCGATCAACACTAACCAGTCTCCTGGTGGGACCAACTGCTGGATCGTGTATAGAGACtccattttgaatttttcttttttgattaagCAGTTGAGATGGGTCAAATCTATGACCGATCTCCAAGTGCTGTTCTTTTTTTGCACCATGAACAGAAGGGAATACATGCCCTGGCCTCGCTCGTCGTCCGGGACAGGAATAGCCACGCCTTACTCCAACAAAGAGTTTGCGTAGGCTCGCAGAATCTGCCTTTTTTCTCCTGAGGGTGGAAGGGACGTAGGGATGAATCTGAGCCTGGGAGTGCTGCTGAAGACCCAGGCATGACCTGAAGAGACTGTTCTGACGGTCCAGAAGTCCTAGATTGAGGCCGACCAGACATGATGAAAGCATAGAAGATGAGCCCCCACTTGACATGCTTGAatccaatctcaaaaagactttgtAGATTTACGGTTACTGGTGGAACCACCCTTAGCAGGTCTCTTGAATGAAGACGGTCTAGCTTTCCAGGATCTTGTAAATTTCCCACCAGGCTTGTAACTGCGTGCCTCTCTGGCCCGTCTCTGGCTCTGCAAGCGCCGATCCTGGGGGAGGAACCCTAACTTGCCACCCGTAGCTCAGGTTATGGCACTTTCTAGTTTGTTGCCAAAGAGGGAATTACCCTTGAAGGGAATTTGGCACCAAACCTGTTTAGAGGCTGGATCAGCCAACCATGGTCAGACCCATAAGGCATGATGGGCAGGGACCATCAATAGCATAACCCGAGCcaccaggcggatgacatcaatggaagcctcccccagaaaggcagaaGCAAGTCTGAGCTCCTGGATAGGCAAACTTCTGGCCACCTCAGTGGAGATGCCTCTGAGAGTCTCGTCGACGCTGTCCAACCAAGTTTCTACAGACTTGTCTACAGACTTGTctacagaggtaatggacaccctctgaggatggctgcctcctttaTACCAGTGAATACCAGTAACCAGCATTGAATTATTGATAATTGCTATTACAGCTATCCACCCATGGTTTTAAACTAAGGACAATACACCCATTGGAGCGCCAGAATCCCCTCTTTTCTTACAGTATTTTCCCCATGTACAGTAATTTCATGATTGCCAGTGTGTTTCCTTCTATACAGTATTTTCATGATTGCCTATTTATTTCCCCATGTACAGTATTTTTATGATTGCCTATTTCCCAATGTACGGTATTTTCATGACTGACTTTCTGTGTTTTCCCATGTACAGTATTTTCATGATTGCCCATGTGTTTCCCCATGTACAGTATTTTTATGATTGCCCATTTGTTTCCCCACGTACAGTATTTTCATGATTGCCAGTGTGTGTTcccatatacagtatttttatgATTGCCCGTTTGTTTCCCTATGTACAATATTTTTATGATTGCCCATTTGTTttccccatgtacagtatattcATGATTGCCCATTTGTTTCCCCATGTACAGTAATTTTAATGATTGTCAGTGTGGTTCCCCATGCACAGTATTTTTATGATTGGCCATTTGCACTGCGCAATTGAATTTGCTTCAGAGCCTAGTAAaggaggtaaagctctgctgacttccaccatccaaatgtgcgcaagcaaaaatgcatttatttttttcttgcatgtggttgggtattctttgtaaagtgaagctctTTTTGTTGGattcatattcttttttttttttttttaacatcaaagtttattgaaagAAGACATAGAAATACAGGTATTGCAGCTCCAATTCAGCAAATAACAGATACAGGTTGAAACAATATACTGTTTATCATATACATTCAATGCTCATGCTTTGATCTACGAAAAGTACGCAATCAGTGAAGTAATATCATGGAATTAGATACCAGCTTATATACGTATCCTCTTCTGAATGAATTCAAATTTTATATTATAGAGAATGCAAAAATGTGGGCGAGACCAGGGCCAGGAACTGTAGATTTTACCACTAGAGCCACCAAGAAATGGAAGAATCAGCAGGAGACTTGCCAGCAGGTaccccttcaaaaaaaaattttataaatcaTGTAATTGTTCTATGGACTGAACAGTTCCACCATACTTTTTTCAACAGAATATTTTCCACAGTCCGAACATGAAAAAGAGTGTTATCCTGTGTGAATCCCCTGGTGTTTAAGAAAGTTTCTTTTACacttgaaacatttcccgcactctgaacatgaaaaaagatgctcgcctgtgtgaattctctgatgtgtcTGAAGGTGTGCTTTTGCatagaaacatttcccacactctaaaCACGAAAAAGGGCGCTcgcctgtgtgacttctctggtgtataaGAAGGTGTGCTCTCcgaatgaaacatttcccacactctgaacacgaATGAGGTCGGTCGCCCGTGTGCATTTTTAGGTGCCTAAGGAGGCTTCCAACATcagcaaaacatttcccacactctgaacatgaataaggatgctcccctgtgtgaatcctctgatgtcGACAAAGTTGTCCTTTcgtagtgaaacatttcccacactccgaacatgaaaaaggacgctcacctgtgtgaattctccggGGTCTATCTAAGTCTTGCTTGGTAGAGAAACCTTTTCCGCACTCCGAACATGAGCagggacgctcgcctgtgtgaattctctgatgtttatgAAGTTCTTCTTTCCGAACgaaacctttcccacactctgagcatgaataaggacgctcacccgtgtgaattttcgGGTGCCTAAGGAGGTTTCTGTattcagtgaaagatttcccgcacactgaacatgacaatgaactttCTCTTTCGTAGCCTGAAGCAGATTCCTTGGGATTAGATGGATCTGTTGATCTACCTGCACTACAAGATCTCAGATGTGTATCTGGAGTAACAGTATTCGATCTATCAGaggattcctcaggattagagggatCCATCGATCTCCCCAAATGATAAGGTCTGTGAGTCTTGTTATCAGTAATGGGATTCACTCCTGGAGAATACTGAGTGATGGTATTATAATCTGTAGGTAAAATACAATATCCTTGAGAGGTATTCCAGACATGGCATCCATCTGTTGGAAAACAATATTTAAATAAGTATTATAAGTTTTCTTCATGCCTATGCATCAAATTAACTGCTTCCTGCTTGGCCTATTGTAATATGACAGAAGGTCAGGAGCTCTCCCATGCTGGGTGGACTTTATGTGACGCCCTCccaggatcgggccactctgtggcgcgatctgtctgtccacctgctgtgtccaccggactgatcactataccggcccgctgccagtattatgtgatcaatgtgaccaatcacagcagaccacatggcaattgtaaacaatggatggctaccttccatgccatccattgtatacaattgtgttgctgtctgtgattggtcacagtgatcacattgtaCAGACACAGCCTATTTGTACCATATGAttagctttggtcaatcacagctaatcacaacaaaagacactgaatggatcatttcattcagtaaaaatggttgcttataccaatgaaatccactgctataagcaatcataatgtgtaaaaaaaaaaaaaaattctgatcatttcTCCAGAGTGGTACAGTGTTCCTATGGTTCCTACCggttatatgataacgctgtactgcactggtgacagtgctgtatgtaaaaaaaatttaaaaattgaaaaaaattttttttatttcttcagcttccaaaaaattgtggcaaagaattacaacttcaaaaatatcgccatgcctcttactaaacaccttggactgtctactttacaaaaagggatcattttgtgggtatttgtactgtcctggcattttcaggcttcaagaaattagataggctgtcagtacatcagaattgatcaattttcaggtatattgtatttatcagcgtataacagaCACTTTTTCTCTCTGAAAATCGATATTCGCAAAGTTGATATTTGCATTTGGTTGCCtcaaggggaaggggaggggacgagcgccgtcagattacataaagcGAGGATCTCCCATtcacttggcggcctctgtaatacgaAGCCCCATCTCctggaccggcattggaccagtgctctgtctatcataggagccgctCCAGGAGgctggactttgtattaaagaagcCGCCGAGTAAACAGTAGATCCTTGCTCAATGTAATCTGATGTGAGGCCGCAGATGGCCACtaatcatgctgcattgatgggcaatagtgaggttgcagatgggtactgatcaggctgcattgatgggcactggtgaggctgcagatgggcactgaccaggctgcattgatgggcaatggtgaggctgcagatgggcactgatcaggctgtattgatgggcattagtgaggctgcagatgggcactgatcaggctgcattgatgggcaatggtgaggctgcaaattggcactggtgaggctgcaggtgggcactggtgcggctgcagatgggcactgattaggctgcattgatgggcaatagtgaggctgcagatgggcactgatcaggctgcattgatgggcaatggtgaggctgcaaattggcactcgtgaggctgcaggtgggcactgatcaggctgcattgatgggcactggtgatgctgcagatgagcactgatcagactgtattgatgggcactagtgaggctgcagatgcgctctgatcaggctgtattgatgggcaatggtgaggctgcaaattggcactggtgaggctgcaggtgggcactgatcaggctgcattgatgggcactggtgatgctgcagatgagcactgatcagactgtattgatgggcaatagtgaggctggagatgcgcactgatcaggctgtattgatgggcaatggtgaggctgcaaattggcactgatgaggctgcaggtgggcactgatcaggctgcattgatgggcaatagtgatgctgcagatgggcactgatcaggctgtattgatgggcaatagtgaggctgcagatgggcactgatcaggctgtattgatgggcaatggtgaggctgcaaattggcactggatcaggctgcattaatggacaaaGGTGCGGCTGCAAattggcactggtgatgctgcaggtgggcactgatcaggctgcattgatgaggctgcagatgggcaatggggaggctgcagatgggcactgatcaggctgtttagatgggcaatggtgaggctgcagatgggcactgatcaggcttcattcatgggcaatggtgaggcttaaaattaaggtgcgtgttatatacaCCTGttcatgttatacgctgataaatacagtatatccaatagtttgtggactctataactttcctacagactaattaatatacactgatttgtgttattttcaccaaagaaatggagcagaatacatgttggtctaaatttatgaagaaagattatttatttaattttatttataaaattttataacagaaaggaagaaaaataattttttctcaacattttcagtcttttttcatttatttattaaaaaataaaacccccagtggtgatcaaatgccaccaaaataaagctctatctgtgtgaaaaaaatgatacaaatttcatatgggtgcaatgttgcatgactgtgcaattgtcattcaaagtgtgacagctgtgaaagctgaaaattagcctgggcaggaagggggtgaaagtgcccagtattgaagtagatAAGGAGTCATACAGTATATGTTGGTACATACAGTTTCTCAGGGCTCTGGAATAAAACTGAGTATAATCATCCAGGTAAGGATGAGCTAAGGTTTGGAACCTGCAGGAAGCGGTCACAATCAGTGTGGCCAAGTTATCTCCCACCCTACAACCACAGgtaacaaaggggcagggatgctggTGACGTCATTGGCTTATAAGGGCCATGTGGGTGCCCGTGCCACCATGATGAGTGTCAGGATGAAGAGCAGCAGAAGATCAGCAAACATCCAAATTTTGATCTTCCTACATTAGTATGATCCTGGAAGCAATCAGCTCTGAGCACTTCTGGATTCAGCGCTGTAAACTCCTGGCCTTGCTGACCAGTGTGCAAGCTCATAGAGCACCATCTGTGCTCCTTCAGCTTCAACAGAATGGAGTGCTTCTAATAGATCCCTTATGCCCCCTGTCATGTGCATTATGCTATCAAAGTTCTTTTTTCTCACCCAGATTGGgtcagagaggagagctgcactGCCGATCCTGTCAGTGAGACAGTggcggagatttactaaaactgaagcactcagaatctggtggtaGCGAATCAATAGTTCAATGAAACtatgacaataaaacttggaagctgattggtttatttacagagctacaccagatttttcactctccagttttagtaaatcaaccttcattgtattgtacttgtattgcattgtattatattatacagtatatgtatgttgCCAGTGGCAacatgagggttatttactaaagttggagagtgaaaaatcaggctcacttctgcatagaaatcaatcagcttctaacctcagcttgttcaattaagctttggcaataaaacctggaagctgattggtttctatgcagaagtgagcctgattgtgCACTCTctagccttagtaaataaccctcattgcaTCGTATGAAAACATCAGTTGTTTCTACTTTTAGTGCTTATTACTTACTTGAGTCCATATGTAGAGAAcattcctcctgtttactttccataatcatctccccctcctccatagactgctgatctccactcaccaacgtctcttcttcttcctttttaatcTCAGCTTCGATGTCCTTCAATCCATCATTCTAAATTCCAGAGATGATAAAATGTAATATTTGGAGTCCATGCTTCCAATGATAAAAGGTTACATAGAAGAATGACCTCTCAGAATTATGTTTTAGTTCTTTTTGCCCAGCCCCATCTACCTGATTATTTGTATAGTTGTTATCTTCCTGTGTGAAATTCATGTGTGAAATCTGTGGAATACAGAGGAccaccctcctccatagactgctgatctccactcaacAACGTCTCTTCTTCTTACTCTTTaatctcaactttgatgtctttcagttcttcatcCTAAACCCCAAATATGATAGAACACATTTATAAAAAGGAACAAGTGATTACATAGAAGAATGTCCTCCTAATAGCTTAGATCTACATGTTTgatcccacctacctgatgatggtgaggaatggtgtgatcttcctgtgtggaatcccgggaatacaaaggatggggacatctctctggtgggttcccattactggatccatctgtaggaaacacacacactgactgaatacattggggtttatttactaaaggcgaatcaattttgcactacaagtgcaagtgcatgattggatgataaaatcagcagagcttcccctcatttcagatcttcccctcagatttacagcgactgcacttccaagtgcacttgctgtgcacagtggatttgcctttagtaaatcaaccccacagtttctatgtgtttatcagatgatgggggatctaggtggaccctccgtaccgctctctcctttacaataaagtctcctcttacccggtgatgtgagggacgGCTGATTCCTCATCATGActtccttgtagagatccttgtgtccttctaaatactcccactcctccatggagaaatagacagtgacatcctgacaccttataggaacctgacacacacaatgatacagtcaccatccagacacatcccttgtctgttactggataatgtcccagaattcccggcaccgctcacctctcctgccagcagatcaatgatcttcttggtgacttctagaatcttcttggcactagttacctctgttgtcaggcagtgaggtggaggcactgtgatgggtgatgtcctgTGAAGACGGCTGCTGTGTGTTAATGGATCACCAGATATTTTCTTCACTACTTTATAATCCTGTGTATAGAGAAAAAGTAACAATTATCCCTATAGACTTACAAACATAATAATGATggcatgtgacctcccagaatcctcctcacctctccggtcaggtctgtgttttattaatagagataagagtgatgtcatgtgacctcccagaatcctcctaacctctctggtcaggtctgcgtttt
It contains:
- the LOC141104879 gene encoding uncharacterized protein isoform X2 is translated as MNFTQEDNNYTNNQNDGLKDIEAEIKKEEEETLVSGDQQSMEEGEMIMESKQEECSLHMDSNYNTITQYSPGVNPITDNKTHRPYHLGRSMDPSNPEESSDRSNTVTPDTHLRSCSAGRSTDPSNPKESASGYERESSLSCSVCGKSFTEYRNLLRHPKIHTGERPYSCSECGKGFVRKEELHKHQRIHTGERPCSCSECGKGFSTKQDLDRPRRIHTGERPFSCSECGKCFTTKGQLCRHQRIHTGEHPYSCSECGKCFADVGSLLRHLKMHTGDRPHSCSECGKCFIRRAHLLIHQRSHTGERPFSCLECGKCFYAKAHLQTHQRIHTGEHLFSCSECGKCFKCKRNFLKHQGIHTG
- the LOC141104879 gene encoding uncharacterized protein isoform X1, translating into MNFTQEDNNYTNNQNDGLKDIEAEIKKEEEETLVSGDQQSMEEGEMIMESKQEECSLHMDSNGCHVWNTSQGYCILPTDYNTITQYSPGVNPITDNKTHRPYHLGRSMDPSNPEESSDRSNTVTPDTHLRSCSAGRSTDPSNPKESASGYERESSLSCSVCGKSFTEYRNLLRHPKIHTGERPYSCSECGKGFVRKEELHKHQRIHTGERPCSCSECGKGFSTKQDLDRPRRIHTGERPFSCSECGKCFTTKGQLCRHQRIHTGEHPYSCSECGKCFADVGSLLRHLKMHTGDRPHSCSECGKCFIRRAHLLIHQRSHTGERPFSCLECGKCFYAKAHLQTHQRIHTGEHLFSCSECGKCFKCKRNFLKHQGIHTG